The genomic DNA CGGAGCTGGTCGCCTCGTCGAGGATGAGCAGGCTCGGCTGGGACAGGAAGGCCCGCGCGATCGTGAGGAGCTGCTTCTCGCCCGCCGACACGTTGCCGCCCTCGTCGTCGAGGACGGTGTCGTACCCGTCCGGCAGGTGGGCGACGAAGCGATCGACGTACGTCGCCTCCGCCGCCGCCCGCACCTCGGCGTCGGTCGCGCCCGGCTTGCCGTAGGCGATGTTGTCGCGGATCGTCCCCTCGAACAGCCAGGTGTCCTGGAGCACCATCCCGATTTGGTCGCGCAGCTCGCCGCGCGGCATGGCGGCGATGTCCACCCCGTCGAGCGTGATCCGGCCGCCGTCCAGCTCGTAGAACCGCATGATGAGGTTGACCAGCGTCGTCTTGCCGGCGCCGGTGGGGCCGACGATCGCCACGGTCTGGCCGGGCTCGACGACCAGGGACAGGTCGTGGATGAGCGGGGCGTCGGGCCGGTAGGAGAAGCTGACGTCCTCGAACTCGATCCGGCCGCGCGCCGGCCCGCTGCGGCCCGTGGCCGCGGCCGCAGGGACCTGCTCGGGCGCGTCGAGCAGCTCGAAGACCCGTTCCGCCGACGCGACACCGCTCTGCAGCAGGTTCGCCATCGAGGCCACCTGGGTCAGCGGCTGGGTGAACTGGCGGCTGTACTGGATGAACGCCTGTGCGTCCCCCAGCGTCAGCGCCCCGCTGGCCACCCGCAGCCCGCCGACCACGGCCACCGCGACGAACGAGAGGTTCCCGACCAGGAACATCACCGGCATCATCAGGCCGGAGATGAACTGCGCCCCGAACGCGGCGTCGTGCAGGCGCTCGTTCGTCTCCTGCATCCGCGCAACCACCTCGCGCCGGCGACCGAAGACCGTCACCAGCTCGTGCCCGGTGAACGCCTCCTCGATCGTGCCGTTGAGGTGCCCGGTCTCCGCCCACTGGGCGATGAACTGTTTCTGGCTGCGCTTCCCGATCAGCGCCGTGGCCAGCACCGACAGCGGGATCGCCACCAGCGCGATGACGGTGAGGATCGGCGAGACGAGCAGCATCATCACGAGGATGCCGACCACCGTGACCAGCGAGTTGAGCAGCTGGCCGAAGGTCTGCTGCAAGCTCATGCCCAGGTTGTCGATGTCGTTGGTCACCCGCGAGAGCAGTTCGCCGCGCGGCTGGGCGTCGAAGTAGCTCAGCGGCAGTGCGTGCAGCTTCTCCTCGACGTCGGAGCGCAGCCGGCGCATCGTCGTCATCGACACCTGGTTGACCAGCCAGCCCGAGGCCCACATGAGCAGCGCCGAGACCAGGTATAGGCCCAGGACCAGCAGCAGCACCCGGCCCACCGCGTCGAAGTCGACCCCCCGCCCCGGCACGAGGTCCATCGCCGCGATCATGTCCGCGAATGTGCCCTGGCCGTCCGCGCGCAGCCGCGTCACGACCTGGTCCTTGCTGACTCCGGCCGGGAGCTGGCGGCCGATGAGCCCGGCGAAGATGAGGTTCGTCGCCTGCCCCAACACCTTCGGGCCGGCCACGGACAGCGCGACGCTCGCCACGGTCAGCGCCACCGCGGTCGCGACCTGGCCGCGCACCGGGCGTAGCAGGCCGAGCAGCCGCAGGCCGCTGGCCCGGAAGTTCAGCGACT from Austwickia sp. includes the following:
- a CDS encoding ABC transporter ATP-binding protein, with protein sequence MATTERPAGGRGHGPMAGGPAQKSLNFRASGLRLLGLLRPVRGQVATAVALTVASVALSVAGPKVLGQATNLIFAGLIGRQLPAGVSKDQVVTRLRADGQGTFADMIAAMDLVPGRGVDFDAVGRVLLLVLGLYLVSALLMWASGWLVNQVSMTTMRRLRSDVEEKLHALPLSYFDAQPRGELLSRVTNDIDNLGMSLQQTFGQLLNSLVTVVGILVMMLLVSPILTVIALVAIPLSVLATALIGKRSQKQFIAQWAETGHLNGTIEEAFTGHELVTVFGRRREVVARMQETNERLHDAAFGAQFISGLMMPVMFLVGNLSFVAVAVVGGLRVASGALTLGDAQAFIQYSRQFTQPLTQVASMANLLQSGVASAERVFELLDAPEQVPAAAATGRSGPARGRIEFEDVSFSYRPDAPLIHDLSLVVEPGQTVAIVGPTGAGKTTLVNLIMRFYELDGGRITLDGVDIAAMPRGELRDQIGMVLQDTWLFEGTIRDNIAYGKPGATDAEVRAAAEATYVDRFVAHLPDGYDTVLDDEGGNVSAGEKQLLTIARAFLSQPSLLILDEATSSVDTRTELLLQHAMAALRTDRTSFVIAHRLSTIRDADLILVMEEGAIVEQGTHASLLAADGAYARLYRSQFAGAMTDDAGAVGVGASAGPTPGPALA